Proteins from a genomic interval of Nocardia sp. BMG51109:
- a CDS encoding GGDEF domain-containing protein produces MPTDFETQAVAAVARDWVRAVYSSSGLTVPPGQLERVFAGLIDELMDLARSEPFPVAPARDIGRRLAEGPFDRTRMLAPTTRALLGFAPGCPGSLVATRWPFVASHAIDAYAEALQQRALAQQERNLTEAVSVRVQEIAALQHRLRHEATHDALTDLANRSLLQEQVRLMATDRSRGVGLLLIDLDDFKQINDGYGHSVGDEVLVEISRRLRATCPEDTVVCRYGGDEFVLALPARRNTLGELAMRILGALHDPVPASAGPVPVSASVGTAYCPPGRSCDFSDLLRSADRAMYSAKTAGKRRFALSELDDAEPGPDEYDPARLGYDTAVAG; encoded by the coding sequence ATGCCCACCGATTTCGAGACGCAGGCCGTCGCGGCCGTCGCACGGGACTGGGTACGCGCTGTCTACAGCAGCAGCGGCCTGACCGTACCGCCCGGGCAACTGGAACGGGTCTTCGCCGGGCTCATCGATGAGCTGATGGATCTGGCGCGCTCGGAACCGTTTCCGGTCGCGCCCGCCCGGGACATCGGCCGCCGCTTGGCCGAGGGACCGTTCGACCGGACCCGCATGCTGGCGCCGACCACCCGCGCGTTGCTGGGCTTCGCGCCGGGCTGTCCGGGGTCGCTGGTCGCCACGCGCTGGCCGTTCGTCGCCAGCCACGCGATCGACGCGTACGCGGAGGCGCTGCAGCAGCGCGCGCTCGCCCAGCAGGAACGCAACCTGACGGAGGCGGTGTCGGTGCGGGTGCAGGAGATCGCCGCGCTGCAGCATCGGCTGCGGCACGAGGCCACCCACGACGCGCTGACCGATCTGGCCAACCGGTCGCTGCTGCAGGAACAGGTGCGGCTGATGGCCACCGACCGCTCCCGCGGCGTCGGCCTGCTGCTGATCGACCTGGACGATTTCAAGCAGATCAACGACGGTTACGGCCATTCCGTCGGCGACGAGGTGCTGGTGGAGATCTCCCGGCGGCTGCGCGCGACCTGCCCGGAGGACACCGTGGTGTGCCGCTACGGCGGTGACGAGTTCGTGCTCGCGCTGCCCGCTCGCCGAAATACGCTGGGCGAGCTGGCCATGCGCATTCTCGGCGCGCTGCACGATCCGGTGCCCGCCTCGGCCGGGCCGGTGCCGGTGTCCGCCAGCGTCGGCACCGCATACTGCCCGCCGGGCCGCAGCTGCGATTTCTCCGATCTGCTCCGCAGCGCCGACCGCGCCATGTACTCGGCGAAGACGGCCGGCAAGCGCCGCTTCGCGCTGTCGGAACTCGACGACGCCGAGCCGGGGCCGGACGAATACGACCCGGCCCGGCTCGGTTACGACACGGCCGTCGCGGGCTGA
- a CDS encoding NUDIX domain-containing protein translates to MRYSAGVLLFRREPEARVLLGHMGGPLWSRKDAGAWSIPKGEYTPDEEDSQAAARREFAEELGLEVPGGDWIPLGEVRYGSGGGRKQLTVWAVEGDLDPAQVNPGTFEMEWPPRSGRLREFPEIDRAEWFDVVAAQEKLSTGQRPLLGRLVDRLNEP, encoded by the coding sequence ATGAGGTACAGCGCAGGTGTCCTGCTGTTTCGCCGCGAGCCCGAGGCGCGAGTGTTGCTCGGGCACATGGGCGGACCGCTGTGGTCGCGCAAGGACGCGGGTGCCTGGTCGATCCCGAAGGGTGAGTACACGCCGGACGAGGAGGACTCGCAAGCGGCGGCGCGCCGGGAGTTCGCCGAGGAGCTGGGGCTCGAGGTTCCCGGCGGCGACTGGATTCCGCTGGGGGAGGTGCGGTACGGCAGCGGGGGCGGCCGCAAGCAGCTCACGGTGTGGGCGGTCGAGGGCGATCTCGATCCGGCACAGGTGAATCCGGGAACGTTCGAGATGGAATGGCCGCCACGGTCCGGCAGGCTCCGGGAGTTCCCGGAGATCGACCGGGCGGAGTGGTTCGATGTTGTTGCCGCCCAGGAGAAGCTGAGCACCGGGCAGCGGCCGCTGCTGGGCCGCCTCGTCGATCGCCTGAACGAGCCCTGA
- the tig gene encoding trigger factor, with translation MKSTVEQLSPTRVRINVEVPFEELKPDFDKAYKALAQQVRIPGFRPGKAPAKLLEARLGRGAILEQVVNDALPTKYGEAVETAEVQVIGRPEIEITKIEDGDELAFTAEVDVRPEITLPDFSGIEVTVDPISVGDEDIAEQLESLRQRFGTLKSVDRPVQDGDFVSIDLEATVDGAKVEEASTTGLSHEVGSGQLIEGLDDTLAGMSAEESRDFTSTLVAGEYAGKEATITVTVQSVKERELPEADDEFAQMASEFDTMDELKDDLRKRAEQGKKVEQAGDIRDKVLEALLEQTEVPLPEGAVQGEIDAVLHDAVHGFDHDEAKFAEALEAQGSSREEFDKDSKEAAERSVKTQLLLDAVAEQENTEVGQQELTERILFQAQRYGMSPEQFIQQVQQAGQLGAIFSDVRRGKALAGVVGQATVTDTEGNAVDTDEMFGSPDDSEADEAAGTAEAEETADQKAAAGAE, from the coding sequence GTGAAGAGCACCGTCGAGCAGCTGAGCCCGACCCGGGTCCGCATCAACGTCGAGGTGCCCTTCGAGGAGCTGAAGCCGGACTTCGACAAGGCGTACAAGGCGCTGGCCCAGCAGGTGCGCATTCCCGGCTTCCGTCCGGGCAAGGCCCCCGCCAAGCTGCTGGAGGCCCGCCTGGGCCGCGGCGCGATCCTCGAGCAGGTCGTCAACGACGCGCTGCCGACCAAGTACGGCGAGGCCGTCGAGACCGCCGAGGTCCAGGTGATCGGCCGGCCGGAGATCGAGATCACCAAGATCGAGGACGGCGACGAGCTGGCGTTCACCGCCGAGGTCGACGTCCGCCCGGAGATCACCCTGCCCGATTTCTCCGGCATCGAGGTGACCGTCGACCCGATCTCGGTCGGCGACGAGGACATCGCCGAGCAGCTGGAGTCGCTGCGGCAGCGCTTCGGCACCCTGAAGAGCGTCGATCGACCGGTTCAGGACGGCGACTTCGTCTCCATCGACCTGGAGGCGACCGTGGACGGCGCGAAGGTCGAGGAGGCCTCGACCACCGGCCTGTCGCACGAGGTCGGCTCCGGCCAGCTCATCGAGGGCCTGGACGACACCCTGGCCGGCATGTCGGCCGAGGAGTCCCGGGATTTCACCTCCACGCTGGTCGCCGGTGAGTACGCCGGCAAGGAGGCCACCATCACCGTGACGGTGCAGTCGGTCAAGGAGCGCGAGCTGCCCGAGGCCGACGACGAATTCGCCCAGATGGCCAGCGAATTCGACACCATGGACGAGCTGAAGGACGATCTGCGCAAGCGGGCCGAGCAGGGCAAGAAGGTGGAGCAGGCCGGCGACATCCGCGACAAGGTGCTCGAGGCGCTGCTGGAGCAGACGGAGGTGCCGCTGCCCGAGGGTGCGGTGCAGGGCGAGATCGACGCCGTGCTGCACGACGCGGTGCACGGCTTCGACCACGACGAGGCCAAGTTCGCCGAGGCGCTGGAGGCGCAGGGCTCCTCGCGCGAGGAGTTCGACAAGGACTCCAAGGAGGCCGCCGAGCGTTCGGTGAAGACCCAGCTGCTGCTGGACGCCGTCGCCGAGCAGGAGAACACCGAGGTGGGCCAGCAGGAGCTGACCGAGCGGATCCTGTTCCAGGCGCAGCGCTACGGCATGTCGCCGGAACAGTTCATCCAGCAGGTGCAGCAGGCCGGTCAGCTGGGCGCGATCTTCTCCGACGTCCGCCGCGGCAAGGCGCTGGCCGGCGTCGTGGGCCAGGCCACGGTGACCGACACCGAGGGCAACGCCGTGGACACCGACGAAATGTTCGGCAGCCCGGACGATTCCGAGGCGGACGAGGCCGCCGGGACTGCCGAGGCCGAGGAGACCGCCGACCAGAAGGCGGCGGCGGGCGCCGAGTAA
- a CDS encoding ATP-dependent Clp protease proteolytic subunit, protein MTSPTTGLNLSDSVFERLLRERIIFLGTQVDDDIANKLCAQILLLSAEDPTRDISLYINSPGGSVTAGMAIYDTMQLVECDIATYGLGLAASMGQFLLTAGAKGKRFALPHARIMMHQPSAGIGGSAADIAIQAEQFAHTKRELNELQAHHTGKPLEQVTADADRDRWFTAAEALEYGFIDSVITHARQATNGSAS, encoded by the coding sequence ATGACATCCCCGACCACTGGGCTCAACCTCAGTGACTCGGTCTTCGAGCGACTGTTGCGCGAGCGCATCATCTTCCTGGGCACCCAGGTCGACGACGACATCGCCAACAAGCTCTGCGCCCAGATCCTGCTCCTGTCGGCGGAGGACCCCACGCGCGACATCTCGCTGTACATCAACTCGCCGGGCGGCTCGGTGACCGCGGGCATGGCCATCTACGACACCATGCAGCTGGTCGAATGCGATATCGCCACCTACGGCCTGGGCCTGGCCGCCTCGATGGGCCAGTTCCTGCTGACCGCGGGCGCCAAGGGCAAGCGCTTCGCGCTGCCGCACGCGCGGATCATGATGCACCAGCCGTCGGCCGGCATCGGCGGTTCGGCCGCCGACATCGCCATCCAGGCCGAGCAGTTCGCGCACACCAAGCGCGAGCTGAACGAACTGCAGGCACACCACACCGGCAAGCCGCTCGAGCAGGTGACCGCCGACGCCGACCGCGACCGCTGGTTCACCGCCGCCGAGGCCCTGGAGTACGGCTTCATCGACAGCGTCATCACGCACGCCCGCCAGGCCACCAACGGCTCCGCCAGCTAG
- a CDS encoding ATP-dependent Clp protease proteolytic subunit — translation MTIDPRAGLSGVAPAGPQARYILPSFIEHSSFGVKESNPYNKLFEERIIFLGATVDDTSANDIMAQLLVLESLDPDRDITMYINSPGGSFTALMAIYDTMQYVRADVATVCLGQAASAAAVLLAAGTPGKRACLPNARVLIHQPSLEGGIQGQVSDLEIQAAEIERMRRQMENTLARHTGRDAETIRKDTDRDKILTAEEAVEYGIIDQVFEYRKLSAQTK, via the coding sequence ATGACCATCGATCCCCGTGCCGGCCTGTCCGGTGTCGCACCGGCCGGTCCGCAGGCGCGCTACATCCTCCCGTCGTTCATCGAACATTCGAGCTTCGGTGTCAAGGAGTCCAACCCGTACAACAAGCTGTTCGAGGAGCGCATCATCTTCCTCGGCGCCACGGTGGACGACACCTCGGCCAACGACATCATGGCCCAGCTGCTGGTGCTCGAGTCGCTGGATCCCGACCGCGACATCACCATGTACATCAACTCGCCGGGCGGCTCGTTCACGGCGCTGATGGCCATCTACGACACCATGCAGTACGTGCGCGCCGACGTCGCGACCGTCTGCCTGGGCCAGGCCGCCTCGGCCGCCGCGGTCCTGCTGGCCGCCGGCACCCCCGGCAAGCGCGCCTGCCTGCCCAATGCCCGCGTGCTGATCCACCAGCCGTCGCTGGAGGGTGGCATCCAGGGGCAGGTGTCGGACCTGGAGATCCAGGCCGCCGAGATCGAGCGGATGCGCCGCCAGATGGAGAACACCCTCGCCCGGCACACCGGCAGGGACGCCGAGACCATCCGCAAGGACACCGATCGCGACAAGATTCTCACCGCCGAGGAGGCGGTCGAGTACGGCATCATCGACCAGGTGTTCGAGTATCGGAAGCTGAGCGCGCAGACGAAGTGA